A single Pantoea rwandensis DNA region contains:
- a CDS encoding prepilin peptidase codes for MTLLTLSMPWPTLIIIFPLCICIFSAMASLVRLYLMTSNDGREWVKVFSTPAPAGITWLFAAATAFMIMSPAPALERLLAVLFSLFLFKMTLSDAITGFLPREMTVSCLIAGLVSALAFPAFWEHFFSAVTALAVFAVWRYATFRMHGRECLGLGDVWLAGAVSAWLGGPEGLSALLAGVIFFVIWQLLVRRVSEGGPMGPWLCTGAILVTLTRLYQPLITW; via the coding sequence GTGACCCTGCTGACCCTGAGCATGCCGTGGCCCACGCTTATCATTATTTTCCCACTGTGCATCTGCATCTTCAGTGCAATGGCGAGCCTTGTGCGCCTTTATCTGATGACCTCGAATGATGGTCGGGAGTGGGTAAAGGTCTTTTCCACACCCGCACCGGCAGGTATCACCTGGCTTTTCGCAGCCGCAACAGCCTTTATGATTATGTCTCCGGCGCCCGCCCTGGAACGACTACTGGCGGTATTATTCAGCCTTTTTCTCTTCAAAATGACGCTGAGTGATGCCATTACCGGCTTTCTTCCCCGGGAAATGACGGTTAGCTGTCTAATCGCCGGACTGGTCTCTGCTCTTGCCTTTCCCGCTTTCTGGGAACACTTCTTCTCAGCTGTGACCGCGCTGGCTGTATTTGCCGTATGGCGATATGCCACGTTCAGAATGCATGGCCGAGAATGTCTGGGTCTGGGGGATGTCTGGCTGGCGGGCGCCGTGTCTGCCTGGCTGGGCGGACCTGAAGGACTTTCTGCTTTGCTTGCCGGCGTCATATTTTTTGTGATCTGGCAGTTGCTGGTTCGCCGAGTCAGTGAAGGGGGACCGATGGGGCCCTGGCTGTGCACTGGCGCGATTCTTGTCACTTTAACCCGACTTTATCAACCACTCATTACATGGTGA
- the pilV gene encoding shufflon system plasmid conjugative transfer pilus tip adhesin PilV — MDRGWAILSTGAALIILLLVSVWGYSLISEWMQKRTWMNTSAQVSRFTQAVKSYTGRYYDTLLSSATTTAPVIVTPVMLKNTGFLEQGFSENTIDGQGYRAALVRNGTNTDQLQALVYTQNGSALPFLALRQISMDITSGMGGYIWTSGIATGAMSSWSLPLSQFGVSTTQGHIAVLLTTDELGVARGESDRLYRFSVTGKPDLNTMHTSIDMGGNNLNNTATVNAANGAFTSNVTAGGNITASGTVTGQNVTAGSNVTAGNAMTANNDIRSNNGWFITRGSKGWLNETYGGGFYMSDNDWVRAINNKNIYTGGQVRGGSVRADGRLSTGEVLQLDGVNSAGAGCSPNGLVSRDGAGAILSCQSGVWKNPSSKGGQYVLSKILAKW; from the coding sequence ATGGACCGGGGATGGGCCATCCTCAGCACCGGCGCTGCACTGATTATCCTTCTGCTGGTCAGCGTATGGGGCTATTCACTGATCAGTGAATGGATGCAAAAGCGCACCTGGATGAACACGTCCGCACAGGTATCACGCTTTACCCAGGCCGTGAAGAGTTACACGGGGCGTTATTACGACACATTGCTCTCGAGTGCCACAACAACGGCCCCGGTCATCGTGACCCCGGTCATGTTAAAAAATACCGGTTTTCTGGAGCAGGGGTTCAGTGAAAATACGATAGATGGTCAGGGATATCGTGCTGCGCTGGTCCGCAATGGGACGAATACCGATCAGCTGCAGGCTCTGGTGTACACGCAGAACGGCTCCGCGCTTCCTTTTCTGGCGCTGCGTCAGATATCCATGGATATCACGTCAGGCATGGGTGGGTATATCTGGACGTCAGGCATCGCCACCGGTGCGATGAGCAGCTGGAGCTTACCGTTGTCACAATTTGGTGTCAGTACCACGCAGGGGCATATTGCCGTGCTGCTGACAACAGATGAACTGGGCGTTGCGCGCGGTGAAAGTGATCGCCTGTATCGTTTTTCCGTTACCGGCAAGCCCGACCTTAATACGATGCATACCAGCATTGACATGGGAGGAAACAATCTCAATAACACGGCCACCGTCAACGCAGCAAACGGTGCCTTCACCAGTAATGTCACTGCGGGCGGTAATATCACCGCCAGTGGAACTGTGACCGGGCAGAATGTGACAGCCGGCTCGAATGTGACCGCGGGTAATGCCATGACGGCAAATAATGATATCCGTTCAAATAATGGCTGGTTTATAACGCGTGGGAGCAAGGGCTGGCTGAATGAGACGTATGGCGGCGGTTTTTATATGTCTGATAACGACTGGGTGCGTGCCATCAATAACAAAAATATTTACACCGGCGGTCAGGTTCGCGGCGGAAGCGTTCGGGCAGACGGGCGCCTGTCTACGGGAGAGGTTTTACAGCTTGATGGTGTCAACTCGGCCGGCGCAGGTTGCTCGCCAAACGGGCTGGTAAGCCGCGACGGTGCTGGCGCCATACTTTCCTGTCAATCCGGTGTGTGGAAAAACCCTTCATCAAAGGGGGGGCAATATGTTCTTTCGAAAATATTGGCCAAGTGGTGA
- a CDS encoding STY4534 family ICE replication protein, translating to MTATNQTPASNGSASGNQKKEFFNLNVSGIGYLNSIRRLQGPNGEFTCAVINALTGPTDNASYTRFDVTIAGPEATKLINRCQKAVDEEEKVLLGFVLSGLKADVFTLQSGDHAGESRPSLKARLIKVEFIKKGQDVVYQAPNASQTPESGSSAPKEYDPNSF from the coding sequence ATGACTGCAACTAATCAAACCCCTGCTTCAAATGGCTCTGCTTCTGGAAATCAGAAAAAAGAGTTTTTCAACCTTAATGTCAGCGGCATCGGTTATCTGAACTCGATACGTCGCCTTCAGGGCCCTAACGGTGAGTTCACCTGCGCTGTTATTAACGCTCTGACCGGTCCGACTGACAATGCTTCCTATACCCGATTTGATGTCACCATCGCGGGCCCGGAAGCAACCAAACTGATCAATCGCTGCCAGAAAGCCGTTGATGAAGAAGAAAAGGTGCTGCTCGGATTTGTACTGAGCGGACTGAAAGCCGATGTGTTTACCCTCCAGTCGGGTGATCACGCTGGTGAAAGTCGCCCTTCTCTGAAGGCCCGCCTGATAAAGGTGGAGTTCATCAAGAAAGGCCAGGACGTGGTTTACCAAGCACCCAATGCTTCCCAGACGCCGGAATCCGGTTCATCTGCTCCGAAAGAGTACGATCCGAACTCATTCTAA
- a CDS encoding TcpQ domain-containing protein, whose translation MAVPSRRAATGAGLLACSVMLASCSNPASDPALLTHGRYQQPARFDDIYRNRAPEVVRYDRYTLVSTRPDDAQRDPLNQIIDITMPAQLVNTVGEGFRYLLLESGYSLCSATTSAFSELLSRPLPAVQRDIGPVKLSEALQILAGPAWRLKVDEVNREICFALRDQYRQFDAAAATLPPAKSLSAINPVQPKPFQSAGPAVPENALPRNPFTGETLPAAVQKTALTPQNLAVPSPVLTTSGPRKAQKSANNPPVNNPPLLAKAPVAKVAQQTGSQAVAVRPPVVTQTTVNATPKASSVRPVTTLPPAPPVSSQTAASPIPGTPVTVAPVGQTWRAEPGSTLKETLTGWASKAPCSNGGNWVVIWPVSLDYRIDAPLIFHGNFESVMVQVFDLYRKAEKPLFAEANRIQCLISVSDTPAGGGH comes from the coding sequence ATGGCAGTACCTTCAAGACGCGCGGCAACGGGAGCCGGCCTGCTCGCCTGCTCTGTCATGTTAGCCAGCTGCAGCAACCCGGCTTCTGACCCTGCGCTATTAACTCATGGGCGTTATCAGCAGCCTGCACGTTTCGATGACATTTACCGCAATCGTGCCCCCGAAGTGGTGCGCTACGATCGCTATACGCTCGTCAGTACGCGCCCGGATGATGCACAGCGCGATCCGCTCAATCAGATTATTGATATCACGATGCCTGCACAGCTGGTTAACACAGTAGGAGAAGGATTTCGCTATCTCCTGCTGGAATCAGGTTATTCACTGTGCTCAGCCACGACTTCTGCATTTTCGGAACTTCTCAGCCGTCCGCTTCCCGCTGTTCAGCGCGATATTGGCCCGGTTAAGCTGAGCGAGGCGCTGCAAATTCTTGCCGGCCCCGCCTGGCGGCTGAAAGTGGATGAAGTTAACCGTGAAATTTGTTTTGCGCTGCGTGATCAGTATCGCCAGTTTGACGCAGCGGCTGCAACGCTCCCCCCGGCAAAAAGCCTGTCGGCAATTAACCCGGTTCAGCCGAAACCCTTTCAGTCAGCGGGCCCAGCCGTTCCTGAAAATGCTTTACCCCGTAACCCTTTCACTGGTGAAACCCTGCCGGCTGCCGTCCAAAAAACAGCGTTGACTCCACAGAATCTGGCCGTGCCGTCACCCGTGCTGACAACCAGTGGCCCCCGGAAAGCGCAGAAATCAGCGAACAACCCTCCGGTTAACAATCCGCCGCTATTAGCTAAGGCACCGGTTGCTAAAGTGGCTCAGCAGACCGGTTCTCAGGCTGTGGCAGTTCGTCCGCCGGTAGTCACACAGACTACAGTGAATGCCACACCGAAAGCGTCCTCTGTGCGTCCTGTCACAACGCTCCCTCCCGCGCCGCCTGTGAGCAGCCAGACGGCAGCCTCTCCCATTCCGGGCACACCTGTTACCGTCGCCCCGGTGGGTCAGACATGGCGGGCAGAACCGGGTTCAACCCTGAAAGAGACACTCACCGGCTGGGCTTCGAAGGCGCCGTGCAGTAACGGCGGTAACTGGGTCGTTATCTGGCCGGTATCGCTTGATTACCGCATTGATGCCCCTCTCATTTTCCACGGCAACTTTGAGTCGGTGATGGTTCAGGTATTTGACCTCTATCGCAAGGCCGAAAAACCGCTGTTTGCTGAGGCAAACCGCATTCAATGCCTGATTTCCGTCAGCGACACCCCTGCGGGCGGGGGGCACTGA
- the pilM gene encoding type IV pilus biogenesis protein PilM gives MGFALPVLVFCLVIALMAGDAQRHSSEHVRAAVQQTLPDQLAADMLRTADAVNNWRHGRAVADGPVTPAQTGIIPAPDSRIHSVILSNRLWIWVPATDGVFAALRSQSVTSALALTVSGGRLRMADGTDMNLSLPSGITEGSIVYLN, from the coding sequence ATGGGATTCGCGCTGCCGGTCCTGGTGTTTTGTCTGGTCATTGCATTGATGGCGGGTGATGCGCAGCGTCATTCGTCAGAGCACGTCCGTGCGGCTGTCCAGCAAACGCTGCCGGACCAGCTGGCCGCAGACATGCTGCGCACAGCCGATGCGGTCAATAACTGGCGCCATGGTCGGGCGGTCGCTGATGGTCCCGTTACCCCCGCTCAGACAGGCATCATCCCTGCACCTGACAGCCGTATTCACTCCGTCATTCTGAGCAACCGGCTCTGGATATGGGTCCCTGCTACCGATGGCGTTTTTGCCGCCCTGCGAAGCCAGTCAGTGACCTCAGCGCTAGCGCTGACCGTCAGCGGCGGTCGCCTGCGCATGGCTGACGGTACCGATATGAATCTTTCCCTGCCCTCCGGAATAACGGAGGGCAGCATTGTTTACCTCAATTAA
- a CDS encoding PilN family type IVB pilus formation outer membrane protein translates to MPRIPFCLTALATAFVLSSCSLTEISKMDKEASGQADTAQRVLQSRQAMTQPTVVWSDKPWVNLQPVAPVVSTPDEKNLPACQITINRPDGISLPELGQRITALCGIRVSITPDAFAALSNVSTGSVTTSQMNGQLPAPDDNGRVPLSQIGSASGQAAPVQQSTALVRGIKFQGDVRDLLDVEASGYGLSWRSDRSGVYFYQQDTRTFQLVILNTKVNSSASINSGSGNQLGSGGGTTGGTTGDISSNQKTDYGMNSDLYDDIRKTIDQMLTPKSGRFWLSAATGTLSVTDTPDVLDRIGRYIEYQNKVLSRQVQLNIQIVSVSQTRNEQLGLDWGLIYKSLNNFGASLTGSMANASTSAASAGISILDTASGNAAKFSGSSLLIKALSEQGNVSMALNQTDPTANLTPVAYQLSSQKGILSSSSSTATANVGVTSSMTTTTITTGLFMTMLPFIQENGDVQLQFAFSYTSPPQIEKFISADGNTRNDLPTTSTEGLARKVNLRSGQTLVLTGSEQQNVSADKQGTFTPGNFILGGGQTGSRGRTTLVIMITPVLLR, encoded by the coding sequence ATGCCGCGTATACCTTTCTGCCTGACAGCGCTGGCCACCGCGTTCGTGCTGTCATCCTGTTCGCTGACAGAAATCAGCAAAATGGATAAAGAAGCTTCAGGACAGGCTGACACTGCTCAGCGGGTGTTGCAGAGCCGACAGGCAATGACCCAACCTACCGTCGTCTGGTCCGACAAACCCTGGGTTAACCTGCAGCCGGTTGCGCCCGTCGTATCCACGCCGGACGAAAAAAATCTGCCTGCCTGCCAGATAACGATAAACCGTCCAGACGGTATATCACTGCCTGAGCTTGGACAACGCATTACCGCGCTTTGCGGCATCAGGGTTTCCATCACGCCGGATGCCTTTGCGGCACTCAGCAACGTTTCAACCGGTAGCGTGACAACCTCGCAGATGAATGGTCAGCTCCCTGCGCCTGATGATAATGGTCGCGTACCACTATCACAGATCGGCTCCGCATCAGGGCAGGCTGCACCTGTTCAGCAAAGCACTGCCCTTGTCCGCGGTATCAAATTCCAGGGCGATGTACGGGATCTGCTGGATGTTGAAGCCAGCGGATACGGTCTGTCCTGGCGTAGTGACCGCAGCGGCGTGTATTTCTACCAGCAGGATACCCGCACATTCCAGCTCGTCATTCTCAATACCAAAGTCAACAGTAGCGCCTCAATCAACTCTGGCTCCGGTAATCAGCTGGGCAGCGGAGGGGGAACTACCGGTGGCACGACCGGTGACATCAGCTCGAACCAGAAGACCGATTACGGTATGAACAGTGACCTGTATGATGATATCCGTAAAACAATCGATCAAATGCTGACACCAAAATCAGGCAGATTCTGGCTGTCTGCCGCCACGGGTACGCTCAGCGTGACGGACACGCCGGATGTGCTTGACCGTATCGGACGATACATCGAATACCAGAACAAAGTCCTGAGTCGTCAGGTTCAGCTAAATATTCAGATAGTCAGCGTCAGCCAGACGCGTAATGAGCAGCTGGGACTGGACTGGGGGCTGATTTATAAATCCCTCAATAACTTTGGCGCCAGTCTGACCGGCTCCATGGCCAATGCATCCACATCTGCTGCCAGCGCGGGCATTTCAATTCTCGATACCGCCTCAGGTAACGCTGCGAAATTCTCCGGCTCCAGCCTGCTTATCAAAGCGTTGTCTGAGCAGGGTAACGTCAGCATGGCGCTGAATCAGACTGACCCGACCGCCAACCTGACTCCGGTGGCCTACCAGCTTTCCAGCCAGAAAGGCATCCTGTCCAGTTCCAGCTCGACGGCCACGGCGAACGTTGGCGTCACCTCATCAATGACTACGACGACCATTACCACCGGGCTGTTCATGACCATGCTGCCGTTTATTCAGGAAAACGGTGACGTGCAGCTGCAGTTTGCTTTCAGCTATACCAGCCCGCCGCAGATTGAGAAGTTTATCAGCGCCGACGGCAATACCCGTAATGACCTGCCTACAACCTCTACCGAAGGCCTGGCACGCAAGGTGAACCTCCGTTCCGGGCAGACGCTGGTGCTGACCGGTTCGGAACAACAGAACGTCTCCGCAGACAAACAGGGCACCTTTACGCCAGGTAACTTCATTCTGGGCGGCGGTCAGACCGGCTCCCGCGGCCGTACCACGCTTGTCATCATGATCACTCCTGTTCTGCTGAGGTAA
- a CDS encoding DUF29 domain-containing protein, producing MNTRYEADVVAWAQEQAALLRAGRFSEIDIANIAEEIEDVGKSEKRELASRMAVLLAHLLKWKFQPGRRGSSWQRTIKEQRKALALHIKGTPSLKTALTDSDWIAAVWADAVSSAAQETQLDVFPEDCIWEMGQILSQEYYPN from the coding sequence ATGAACACACGCTACGAAGCTGACGTTGTTGCCTGGGCTCAGGAGCAGGCAGCTTTACTCCGTGCCGGTCGGTTCTCTGAGATTGATATTGCTAATATCGCCGAGGAGATCGAAGACGTGGGTAAAAGCGAAAAGCGGGAGCTGGCCAGTCGTATGGCCGTTCTGCTGGCGCATCTTCTCAAATGGAAGTTTCAGCCAGGCCGTCGTGGGTCAAGCTGGCAGCGAACCATCAAAGAGCAAAGAAAAGCACTGGCATTACATATAAAAGGCACTCCGAGCTTAAAAACGGCTCTTACCGATAGTGACTGGATTGCTGCAGTATGGGCAGATGCAGTCTCTTCTGCAGCTCAGGAGACACAGCTTGATGTTTTTCCTGAAGATTGCATCTGGGAAATGGGACAGATCTTGTCTCAGGAATACTACCCGAATTAA
- the pilP gene encoding type IV pilus biogenesis protein PilP — MRRINPAGMNLLLAVLLCGTTLPALASDSLPPNVTLGELEAAQARNLILEQKVQTARLEQQLRESQSGQSTDRNYLATAAQPAMPLMAQPAPSQQTVSAGAEKRAGSVRLQEIYGRGNQLRARIVLPDGGVTEVVKGDQIPGTTKRVTEVTSTLVRLNDDSELSF; from the coding sequence ATGCGCAGAATTAATCCCGCCGGCATGAACTTGCTGCTGGCCGTTCTGCTCTGCGGAACGACACTGCCGGCCCTGGCCAGCGACTCACTGCCGCCCAACGTCACGCTGGGTGAGCTTGAAGCTGCACAGGCGCGAAACCTCATCCTTGAGCAGAAAGTTCAGACAGCCCGTCTCGAGCAGCAGCTGCGTGAAAGCCAGTCCGGGCAGAGTACCGACAGGAATTATCTGGCCACTGCCGCTCAGCCTGCCATGCCACTGATGGCGCAGCCTGCCCCCTCACAGCAGACCGTGTCAGCTGGCGCGGAGAAGCGCGCCGGCAGCGTGCGGCTTCAGGAGATTTACGGACGTGGTAATCAGCTACGTGCCCGTATTGTGCTCCCCGACGGGGGTGTGACAGAGGTGGTGAAAGGGGATCAAATCCCGGGCACCACAAAGCGTGTCACTGAGGTGACGTCCACGCTTGTGCGCCTCAACGACGATTCTGAACTCTCCTTCTGA
- the pilO2 gene encoding type 4b pilus protein PilO2, whose product MPAMKKLSLRTGVRIMHQRRDWMAGMHWEPQRNALATRFRSQSSPDTHFVAAGRGNASMQGLVSPGRARRHIHSLAVAFLLTEGGKAWGIYRLSHEEDMWVFFAAIGGQLSVMGDVTGSRATIELAAKNFLRFNDADAPGLRCAATVDDDRHASTLTDRLSRTQLKRCRLRKRVNAMSVILPAALVTLAVASGIYWYETASEKAEQAAAMAAFRARMALKPEKPAVPARAPHPWASQLPVSVLLSNCWLTREPVFASVAGWRFTDGECVPEGLRLRFIATPGATVEDFSRRARELLGHSAVFNLQEGGKSGDVFIPFKRTSPAGLTDEALPGADAQLMRFISHLQRRNLDVKFTEVKPPAVTPGQEKNTPPQDWREFSFSVSSRLQPERLLQDFDATGLRLTSLSITMSPQGQFDYTMKGSVYAQN is encoded by the coding sequence ATGCCAGCAATGAAAAAATTGAGCCTTCGTACCGGCGTCCGGATTATGCATCAGCGTCGCGACTGGATGGCCGGAATGCACTGGGAGCCGCAGCGAAACGCTTTGGCCACCCGGTTTCGCAGCCAGTCCTCTCCCGATACGCACTTTGTTGCTGCCGGGCGCGGGAATGCATCGATGCAGGGGCTGGTTTCTCCGGGCCGCGCGCGCCGTCATATTCATTCCCTTGCCGTGGCGTTTCTGCTCACCGAGGGCGGGAAAGCCTGGGGGATCTACCGTCTGAGTCACGAAGAGGATATGTGGGTGTTCTTTGCCGCCATCGGCGGGCAGCTCTCGGTGATGGGCGACGTGACCGGCTCGCGCGCCACCATTGAACTGGCTGCAAAAAATTTCCTGCGGTTCAACGACGCCGATGCGCCAGGATTAAGGTGTGCCGCGACGGTGGACGACGATCGCCACGCCAGTACGCTGACTGACAGACTCAGCCGCACTCAGCTTAAGCGCTGCCGGCTGCGTAAGCGCGTCAATGCGATGTCAGTTATCCTGCCGGCGGCCCTCGTCACCCTTGCAGTGGCCTCGGGGATTTACTGGTACGAGACCGCCTCTGAGAAAGCCGAACAGGCGGCTGCGATGGCGGCGTTTCGCGCCCGCATGGCCCTTAAGCCTGAAAAACCGGCCGTGCCCGCACGCGCACCACATCCGTGGGCTTCGCAGCTTCCCGTTTCTGTGCTGCTCAGCAACTGCTGGCTCACCCGTGAACCTGTTTTTGCCTCCGTGGCCGGCTGGCGATTTACGGATGGCGAATGCGTGCCGGAAGGGCTGCGTTTGCGGTTTATTGCCACCCCCGGCGCAACCGTGGAGGACTTTTCCCGCCGCGCACGCGAGCTGCTGGGTCACTCAGCCGTCTTCAACCTGCAGGAGGGCGGCAAAAGCGGCGACGTTTTCATTCCCTTCAAACGCACCTCACCCGCCGGACTCACGGACGAAGCGCTCCCCGGTGCTGACGCTCAGCTCATGCGATTTATTTCCCATCTGCAGCGACGGAATCTCGACGTGAAGTTTACCGAGGTGAAGCCGCCGGCTGTCACGCCGGGTCAGGAAAAAAACACGCCCCCGCAGGACTGGCGGGAATTCTCGTTCTCCGTCAGCTCTCGGCTGCAGCCTGAGCGGCTGCTCCAGGATTTTGATGCCACAGGGCTCCGCCTGACCAGCCTGTCCATCACCATGAGCCCGCAGGGGCAGTTTGACTACACGATGAAGGGGAGCGTTTATGCGCAGAATTAA
- a CDS encoding FxLYD domain-containing protein, whose amino-acid sequence MKRKLSAICFAAVFITSSAALAATSNKVAVSDLHFQKTQNGLQNIQGLGQNTSGKTLGNIIVKFNLLKNDVVIGQAVDMASNIEPGQKFTINAIYNSIQLQPDSFKLTEVLATEK is encoded by the coding sequence ATGAAAAGAAAATTATCAGCCATCTGTTTCGCCGCAGTTTTCATTACCAGCTCAGCAGCTTTGGCCGCGACCAGCAACAAAGTTGCGGTAAGTGACCTGCACTTCCAGAAAACGCAAAACGGTCTGCAGAACATTCAAGGGCTGGGACAAAATACCAGTGGTAAAACGCTCGGCAATATTATCGTTAAATTTAATTTGCTGAAAAATGACGTCGTCATCGGGCAGGCTGTAGATATGGCCAGTAATATCGAACCTGGTCAGAAGTTTACTATTAACGCTATTTACAACAGTATCCAGCTGCAGCCCGATTCGTTCAAACTGACCGAAGTGCTGGCAACTGAAAAATAA
- a CDS encoding single-stranded DNA-binding protein — protein sequence MSARGVNKVILVGHLGQDPEVRYMPNGNAVTGLNLATSENWRDKQTGENRENTEWHRVVLFGKLAEVAGEYLRKGSQVYIEGQLRTRKWTDNNGTDRWTTEVVVGVNGTMQMLGGGRNNSSSTSGNNAQSGQQGGWGQPQQPQQTPSAPRNPQNEPPMDFDDDIPFLGHGYGICKKAIYAIS from the coding sequence ATGTCCGCACGCGGCGTCAACAAAGTCATACTGGTTGGTCATCTCGGCCAGGATCCTGAAGTACGTTACATGCCAAATGGCAATGCAGTAACCGGTTTAAACCTGGCGACTTCAGAAAACTGGCGTGATAAACAGACCGGTGAAAACCGTGAAAATACCGAATGGCATCGTGTCGTGCTGTTTGGCAAGCTGGCTGAGGTTGCCGGTGAATACCTGCGAAAGGGTTCACAGGTGTACATTGAAGGCCAGTTACGCACCCGCAAATGGACTGATAACAACGGTACCGATCGCTGGACAACTGAAGTCGTTGTGGGTGTTAACGGAACGATGCAGATGCTGGGCGGGGGTCGCAATAACAGCTCCAGTACCAGTGGAAACAATGCGCAGTCAGGTCAGCAGGGTGGCTGGGGTCAACCTCAGCAGCCACAGCAGACTCCGTCAGCGCCAAGAAATCCACAGAATGAGCCACCGATGGATTTTGATGATGACATACCGTTCCTCGGACACGGTTATGGCATCTGTAAAAAAGCCATTTACGCAATTTCATAA